AAAAAAGTTGTAACGTCCCAACTGCCATCTCTCAGTGAACCCCATGTTCACTTCCAGTCCAGGGGCCAACCTACTTTAATGGGGATCACGTCCTTTCACTAGGCATGTGACCCCATCTATATCTAACGATCGGTTTGCTACGTTTGGGAGGCTTTTAAGACTTATTACCATcactacaaatcaccacatgatatttctctgtgttttgttctcacttgCACAGtttcgacagtcacttcccggaaggtcacccatcctaagactattccagctcaagcacgcttaactcttaatgggtgtcacaattcacccccactaaccagatcgcaacgtcctcttTGTGCACCATGACCATCACCCCGACGGTATGAGCCCACTCAACTCCACACGCGTCTGAGTTCGAttttgataccacttgtaacgtcCCAACCGTCATCTCTCAATAggccccatgtccactcccagtccatGGCCCAACCtatcttaatgggcctcacgtcctctcactaggctcgtgagcccatccatatccgacgatTGGTTTGCTACATTGggaaggctttaaagacttgttaccatccacacaaatcaccacatgatctttctctaggttttgtcctcactcgcacagttctgacagtcACTTCCTGAAATATCACCTATCGTAAGATTACTCAAGCTCAAgtacgcttaactctggagttctctcaggccctttgaccaaaaaataagtgcactttggtaacatagatgaccaaatcaattttttaaaacctctctgcaagtccCTGAAATTGGAGGTGTCACAAAAGACCTTGTAAAAGGGAAATGAGAAACCGTTAGAGAAAACGACAGAAAATTAGCGGTTGACCCGTCAATTTGATAAATTGGACGAACCAGTCAAAGTCTTCCAGATTTGTAGCATTTGATTCTCGTCGAGTTAGCTCgtcaagttttgttttgtagttcgGTCTTTAACAAACCTCTTCTTATATTAATAAAGAGAACCTTCGTTATTTTCCCCTCAAAAATAATTCTTAGATTGTGATCCGATTAGGACATCAACAGTTCCACGATTagtttcaataataaatatttcatatgaaaaattaaaaaaaaacctggtACATAGTTGAGAATAAGTTAACTCGGCGGTAAGCTCAATTTTTTCTTAGTTGTGTCAGATGTATGTGGCACCTTATAACACCAtctatatttaacatttttatttatatcttatattatactaattaaaaaaattatttacaaacttAGTCATTAAAATATTGCACAATAAACAATAACTCAATGACAACAAAATCGATTagtcaaataatatatttttaaaatttccgtTTTAgtaagatatattatttttaatagaaactAAATATACTAACAAATCTTAAAAATGACATATGCcttaaaaaagagaaagagtaatgtactttaatcattttttcatcaaaagtatatatagtttcaatatcactttttattttgaaacgccaaaaaagagaaaataaatgaatttcCGACAAGATTAGTGATGTAGATCGGGCCAAGTAGATTAGGTCAAAAAGCCCGTGAGAGcccaaaaaacctaaaaaaaataccGGTTAAAATTGCAAACCCTCGATTTCATTTCTCCAATTCGATCGGTGTGTAAAAAATTTTgaggacgacgacgacgacgacgaaagagaaaaagagtgttTCAGTCACCACCACTGCACAAGGAGCTCGGAAACACAAAACCAATTCATCCCCTTGTCGTCTCCATATCTACCTTTTTCCCCGTTCTGCTTCTTCGTCTCTACCAACCAAGGTTCGTTTTCGTTTATTCCAacgctttattttttttcgggatttggaaaattttatatttataatataagaatCCGTAATTCACGACTCTAATGTTTAGCTTCTCCGTGAAAGGTTTTTACAAAATCGTATTTAACAATCTTGGATTGAATTCGCAATAGCGAGAATCTTAATCTCAATTTGatgtctttaattttttttttgcttgtgtgTTCCTAATCCTCTTTTATTCTTCTAATACAATCTTagaacacaaaaccaaaaccctaagaTAAAAAACCCTACGTCTCCCCACACAAACCTTTTAAGCTGTTGTTTATTTGTACTATATGGGTATCACATACCTTTGTGTGTCTTTTTGGGTTTGTCTAATAAATTGTGAGCTTCAGTGGTCATTTCATTTGTTTACTGCAATTCCcaattgatttatattttcttgaatttttgtaAATAGGAATGCTGTTTAAATGGAATCTACAATGGAGAATCTAACGGAAATAGAGTCGACAATGGAGAATTTAACGGAGGTGGGGAGTGAGAGAGTTGAACTGGGCGCTGATAAGGAAATTGAAAGTGGAGAGCTAAGGCAGGATGATGTAAAGGAAATGGAGAATGAGAATCCAGGAGAGGAAGCTCCATGTCCCATGGTTACTTCACTTGTGACTCCGAGGGAGACCAATGATGATGATCCGCCAAAGATTGATGATGAGAACAATTCCCAGTTAGAAACAAGCCCGCCTGAAGAAGGTTTAATCAACCCTACCGTTGAAGACACTCCAGAAGAGAACATAGTATCTACCGAAGTAAGTTCAGATATCTTGAAAGAAGATGACGGAGATGCTGTCAAGGTTGACAAAGATGATGCACCAGTCCTTGAAGCTGAAATACCTGACTCCACACTCTTGGAGGAGGACACAGGATCACTGCTTCAGCATGATGATATTGTGATGGAGCAGGAAAAAGCTGCAGAAGAAGATGACATGATAGCCTCAGGGGACCATGGAGAATTTGCTGTCAATCCTGATAACATacattcagaagaagaaggatcacTGCATCATCATGCTAATACTGTAATGGAGCAGGACAAAGCTGCAGAAGAACATGAGATCATATCCTCTGGAGACCATAACGAATTTCCAGCCAATCCTGATGCCAAAGTTGTTGAGGAGAACAATGAAAGTATGGATGAGGGTGAGGCTAACAATGTGAACTTGGCTGGCGATGGAAGTGGACCAGTCGATCATGATCACGGGACCACAAGGGAGCTTGACACAGAGCTAGAGGTGCCTGGTTCTGAGACCATATCTAAACTGGAGGATACAAGGGAGTTTGACAAAGGGCTAGAGGTGCCTGGTTCTGAGACTGTATCTAAACTGGAGGATACGCCATCTGAGCCTCTCTTAGAAGCCTCAATGAACGTGGAAAAAGAACCGGACATGCCTGCCACTGAAAATTTGACAGACAATGACAAAAACTCTGATGTGTTGGCAGTTAGAGTCTCAGAAGACAGTGACAAAGGGTTATCTGTCTTGCCCGCTACCCAAAATCCCTCTGATCATGATGAAGGAATGACTATAGTTGATGCTGAAGCTACAGAAGACATGGAACTTGATCTTCCAGGTTCTAAATTGGTTGCTGATGCTACTGTTGACTCTGCTAATAACAAGGATGTCAATGTTGAGGCTAATACTGAAAAGCCAGATAATTCTAGAGAACGTGTGATAAATGATACAGATAATGTAAGTGCACAAGTGAGACGTGGACCCGGTCCTCGTGTTGCATCTTCCAATATAAAGTCTGAAGCGCGGGGTAGTGGAGATTTAAATAACGGAGTCCATAAAATAGTTCGGACAACACCTGGCTTTGATGGGACCATGCGCCCAAAGCACTCTTTCCTCTTGGATGATAGGTCTGACGGTAATGAATCTGGAACAGAAGAAGATCAGTCTGATTTTATGAAGGAATTGGATAGTTTCTTTAAAGAGAGAAACATGGATTTCAAACCTCCAAAATTTTATGGGGAGGGACTGAATTGCCTTAAGTAAGCTTGCTTCCCATCATTATTTAGTCACTTTAGTGTGTTATACATTGTAAAAATTCCAGCAGAAGCTgatatttaatcaatttttttggcaCAAGGTTGTGGAGAGCTGTAACTAGATTGGGCGGGTATGACAAGGTATGGATCACTATGAATATGCCTGATGAATATCACAGCGTCTTTTCTGACGAGAAAATGTggcttttgtttttcatcttccCTTCCTGGCTTACTTGCATGCATACTGTTGTTCATGATCTAGCAGTAGGACTTTGGGTGATTTTCTACGGTTAATATGTTTCTTTACTGGATAGGTTACTGGAAGCAAGCTATGGCGGCAAGTGGGAGAGTCTTTCAGGCCCCCAAAGTAAGAAGAATGCTTCTCTTATTAGTGGTTTGTCTTAATCATGTGTAAATTTGCAAGACTTAAACTCGAATTGGTCAATTGTTTGTTCAGGACATGTACAACAGTATCATGGACTTTCCGAGGTTTCTACGAGAAGGTGAGATTATATTCTCCAACTTTTCCACTCTctgcttttggtttctttcatgTGACTTTTGTATACACTAGAACGGGCGCTATGCATCAATCCATCtgagaaataatataaatgattGAACAGAAAACAATTGTGAATCATCTTGAATTATATTTTCCGTTAGATACAGTAAcactatattttcttaattcttcaGGCTCTTCTTGAATATGAGCGGCATAAAGTTAGTGGAGGTGAACTTCAGATACCCCTTCCGTTGGAACTAGAACCAATGAATATTGATAATCATGTAAGATTGAGAAACTCATCATGCGTCTGTAGTTTTTGTTCGATCTTCTTCTTATGAttaatgtttgtgtttggaCTTAACCCGCTACCTTGTTTCTACACTAGGCGTCTGGATCAGGTAGAGCAAGGAGAGATTCAGCAGCAC
The Camelina sativa cultivar DH55 chromosome 15, Cs, whole genome shotgun sequence DNA segment above includes these coding regions:
- the LOC104747557 gene encoding AT-rich interactive domain-containing protein 3 produces the protein MESTMENLTEIESTMENLTEVGSERVELGADKEIESGELRQDDVKEMENENPGEEAPCPMVTSLVTPRETNDDDPPKIDDENNSQLETSPPEEGLINPTVEDTPEENIVSTEVSSDILKEDDGDAVKVDKDDAPVLEAEIPDSTLLEEDTGSLLQHDDIVMEQEKAAEEDDMIASGDHGEFAVNPDNIHSEEEGSLHHHANTVMEQDKAAEEHEIISSGDHNEFPANPDAKVVEENNESMDEGEANNVNLAGDGSGPVDHDHGTTRELDTELEVPGSETISKLEDTREFDKGLEVPGSETVSKLEDTPSEPLLEASMNVEKEPDMPATENLTDNDKNSDVLAVRVSEDSDKGLSVLPATQNPSDHDEGMTIVDAEATEDMELDLPGSKLVADATVDSANNKDVNVEANTEKPDNSRERVINDTDNVSAQVRRGPGPRVASSNIKSEARGSGDLNNGVHKIVRTTPGFDGTMRPKHSFLLDDRSDGNESGTEEDQSDFMKELDSFFKERNMDFKPPKFYGEGLNCLKLWRAVTRLGGYDKVTGSKLWRQVGESFRPPKTCTTVSWTFRGFYEKALLEYERHKVSGGELQIPLPLELEPMNIDNHASGSGRARRDSAARAMQGWHSQRLNGNGEVSDPAAIKDKNLVLHQKREKQIGTSPGLLKRKRPAEYGVKNANQVSKPMLDVTVVDVGPPADWVKINVLRTQDCFEVYALVPGLVREEVRVQSDPAGRLVISGEPENPMNPWGATPFKKVVSLPTRIDPHHTSAVVTLNGQLFVRVPLEQLG